The following is a genomic window from Macrococcus sp. 19Msa1099.
TATCAGACAATGAAGATATTAATAAAGTTATTACACTTTGTCCTCGTTTATATATCAACCATTTAACATTTGATTTGAATATAAAATCAAGATCTAGTGATTTTGAAATTAAAGTTACTTCTTTAAAAACACAAAAAGAGTATTTAAAAGCAAATAAGTTTAAGATTATTACGCCTTATCCTAATAAAAGATATTTATGTGCTGGAACATTAATTAATCGTAAAGTAAAAGAGGGTATATCATTTGTACCAGATGACAAAGATTTTTCACCATTTGATGACTTTATTAATAGAATTAACTGCAAAGAATTTAATGTTATAGAAAGAAGCAAATCTTCATTATATGATAATATTTTTGTTTCTAAAAAGGATGATGATAGAAAGAATAATGTTGATGATTATAATAAAGAATTAAAAGAAAAATATGAAATAGCTCGATATAAAATAACAGAGTGCTGGAAACTTAAAGGTAGATATGAACAGTATGATGAATTAGTATCAAATGGATTAGAAATTAATTATTTTATTTATGTACTTAGATATAAAAGAGAATATATACAAAATATTATTTCCAGTAAACCTATTTTAGAAGTAGCAACAGCAAGTGATTCATATCAATCGAATGTTAAAAATACAATTTTGGGTCATGTTTATCAAGATAAACTAACAACAAGTGTAAACATATATGATGATGAAGATATGATTCTAATACCAATTAATCATAATGATTTAGAATTTTTTAATTATGAAGAACAGATATACAAGGTTAATCATCGTGAACTTAGTCATAAGCTTATAAGTATGGTACCAATATTTGAATAAAAGCACTTAGATTAAGTATTCAATCTAAGTGCTTTATTGTAGAAAGGAGTATAACATTGGGGATACCGGTATTTGTACATGAAAGTGATAGCTACACATCATGTGGTAGGGAACATGTTGAAATAATTAAAGAATATTTACTATTATTTGATAATAAGATTATATGGTTGCATACTAATTCTTTAGCTGAAGTAAACGAATATATAGAGAAATATTATAGAGATAAAATTGAAAATGGCATTTGTATTATTGATATAACAAAAGCACATATGCTGGCACTATCCAATAAACAATCAATAAAAAATCTTATTGACGCTTTAAGTGATTTTTCAAAGATATCAATTGATATTGATAAAGTGTAGATTATGCATATTATTTTTAAATCTAAAGTTTAAATATTTATTTTGATAAGTTGTAACATTTGCTAAGATATATAGTTTAAGTTGTTTGTGTTTAGTGACTATTTCTAAGTGAGGATATGATTCCATATTATCTTTATAGATTAAAAATGAATGAAAAGTGGTGTTCAAAGTGATTAAAGAAACGATAGAGGAAGGGCATTGTTATATACGAATATATTATTACTTTATAAACAAAGGAATAGAAGCAACAATTGATTCTACATTGGTTACTGACATTATTAGTCATGATTTGTCAAAGGGTAAAGAAACAGGTGTAATTATAAAAGAGGTTGAATATTATACCTCTAATATATTATTGTGGGCAATATCTGAAGATAGACTTAAAGATTTAATTAAAAATGAAAAAAACTATTGGCAACAATTTTCAGACACATTAAAGAAAGAAAAAGATCCTCATTATATTCAATTCGAAAAATTAAGTAATCAATTTAATATCGAAGGTAAGATATTTAATCTAAATCTTTCAGTTCAAACTTCTTACCCGTAGGTTTAGATGAATAATTTATAGAAATATCTTTATCCTTAACAGCTTCATAAATATGAGGAAAGAGCAGTTGTGTCTTTGCTAAATTCTTTGCTGATCTTGTACCACCTTTTTTTACTTTACCTAAATTTACTTTATCCCAATTAGTAAGGCTAAGATAATATATTTTTTTACTATCTTCTATCTCGATACTATTATATATAAGTCGTCTTTCGTCATTAGATAGAATGTCTACATTTTTTGGTATCTTGCTTGATAAGTAGTCTAAGAAACTTATAAGACTAAAATTACCCTTGCCATATCTGATATTAAAGAATTTATAAAATTCACTAAATTTATTTTGAATATCTAGTGTAAACCCTTTCTTTATATCTATCTTCATAACTTGTGCATCAGATTTTCTAATGAATATAAGTTCAAAAGGTTCATCTTGTATAGAGAAAATACAGTCTGCATTAACATTATTAAACTTGATACTAAATGTTTGAAAAAATACATTATTAGTACGCATATCAATATAAAGACTTTTAATTGAATTATAGAATTTAGACATGTAATCACCACCAATTAAATATTTTATTCTCAGTTCTTTTTCAATACAATAAATATAACATATAAAATGAAATGCTTATTGGGAAATTTAAATCTTACTTTAATTTTTTATGTTTAAAATCATTTATATTTAAAGTATAATTATTTATAAACATAAAATGAGGTGATTGGATGGTAGGATTTAGTGACGATTTAAATAAGGCGATTGTAAAAGGAATTAATCAAGGGTACTCAGACTATATACTAGAAAGAGTAAAAAAAGAGGATGAAATGATTATTTCGGATGCATACTCATATATGAAAGGTAATCATATCGATACTGCCGTTGCAGAAACATTAAATAAATTAATGATTTTTGAAAAAAAGTCCGCAGGTCCTTCTTGGAAGTATCTAGAATTTAATTCGTCGGAAGAGGATTCTGATAAACGTTTTATTGTAAAAAATGAAAAATATTTTGATCCACAAAATGTATCTAAAGGTAAGGATATAAACGATAAAACTAATGATAGAGTGAGACAATATTTAAAAGATTATATATCAGACAATCCTTCTTCAGTAAGTGATTTATACATCGTCAATAATGATAGTAATCAATTAGTATTAAATTTAAAAGATGAAGAGTTTATAGATGCTCCTGTCGAAAGAAAAGA
Proteins encoded in this region:
- a CDS encoding DUF6037 family protein: MSKFYNSIKSLYIDMRTNNVFFQTFSIKFNNVNADCIFSIQDEPFELIFIRKSDAQVMKIDIKKGFTLDIQNKFSEFYKFFNIRYGKGNFSLISFLDYLSSKIPKNVDILSNDERRLIYNSIEIEDSKKIYYLSLTNWDKVNLGKVKKGGTRSAKNLAKTQLLFPHIYEAVKDKDISINYSSKPTGKKFELKDLD